The sequence below is a genomic window from Dyadobacter chenwenxiniae.
TTTTGTAGATGACATTACCTCTTCCGGTGTCCGTCAGCTTTTGGCCTTTGTAAAATCCGAAAGCAAACTCGGTCGGAATGCGGGAAGAGTTGGCAAGTGTACCGGTTGTAGTATATCCCCACGAGTTCCAGACTGGATTTGGCTTATCTTTTACATATCCCGGGTTAACAATTGCGTCGTCGGTAATAAATCCAAGCGTTTTGTCCAGCGCGGCAAATTTTGTTGTTACAAAAGATGAAAGTGATGCAACACCTGAAATGCGAACCAGAATGCGCAGTTTAATGGTGTTGGCAAATCTCTTCCATTTCGTCATATCGCCTGCGAACATAGGGTCAGAAGACGAGGTCAACGCGGTCGGAAACTCAGCTGCATCAGTCAAGGCAATCGCTGCGTCCAATCTTGTTACAAGATCCTGATAGATGGTCGCTGCGTCATCATATTTGGGTGTCAGGTTTGCATTATTTTGCAAAGCTTCTGTGTACGGCACGTCACCGAATGCATCAACCAATTTCTGGAAGTTATATGCAACCATAATATTTGCAACTGCATTGGCATAAGCTTGGGTATCGTCGCCTTCTGTCTGGTCGATTACATATTTGTAATCGTTCAAATTGTCGTAAGTGTTTACCCATAGTGCATTGTAGTCGGCCGGGATGATCTGGTAGTTGAACAGATTACCAAAACCTGAAAAACCACCTGCATTGGCCATGTAGCCACCCAAATGTAAACCATAACTGTTAAACTGGTTCGATACCGAAGCCGTCCCGGTAATGGCAGCGGGCAAAACCAGCAGGGGTTGCACACTTGTTGCCTGGTTAGGGTTGGTATTGATATCGAGATAATCTTTACAAGATGAGAGGACTGTGATTAGCAGTACCAGCATCCAACTGATGTTATATCTTTTCATTATTGTTTAATTAGAATGTTAATGATAATGTGCCACCGAAGTAACGTGCAGGCGGAGTTTGTCCAAGGCTGGTAAATCCGACAGCGTTGTTATCTGCACCATTTGCGCTATACTCAGGATCGGTGTACAAGTTTGATTTTGGAGCCCATATAAAGAGGTTTCTTCCCTGAACGCTGATGCTGGCACCTTTGATCACTTTTGTTTTATCAAGCAATCCGGCGGGCAGCTCGTAGCCGATGGATGCCTCACGCAATTTCCAGAAACCTGCCGAGTTCGTAAAATTCCGGCCAATGTCCCTGTTTCTGGTTGCATCCGTCCAGAAATCAGCGCCACCGCTTCTTACGGCAATGTTGGTATTCTCCACAAATTCACCTTCTGCATTCTCATACGAGGAATTCGGAATCACAAAACGATCCCTGTTGTACCACCCTGTGCGAACTCCAGCACCAGAAAAGTCAAATCCTCCGGAAACGGAATTGTAGATATAATGTCCGTTGCGATACTCAAACAGCAGGTTTAGTCTTAACTTTTTGAAGGTGATACCTCCATTTACGCCGAGGATGTGCGGCGGGTTGGTGATGCCTACATCATGGTATGTACCATCTGTCGAAGGATAACCCGTTTTTGCATCAACAATGATTCTCCCCTGATCGTCGCGTCTGTAATCCGTTACCTGCAGAAGCGGAAAAGGAGAGCCTACTTTTGCAATAACCTTTGCAGGAGTACCGGAAGAACCAACACTTAACTCGTTAGATTGTGCAGAAAGGGAAAGCACTTCATTCTGGTTGTAAGTATAATTAGCCCCCAATTCGACACGCAGTCCCGATGCAGTTTTAACCGGGGTAATGTGCAATGTTGCTTCGATCCCCTTGTTTTCAACCTCTCCAATGTTGGTTCTTAAGAATCCATAACCCGTTGAATTCGGGATCAAAACGGTGATGGTTTGGTCCACCGTGTTGGTTTTATAATATGTAATACCACCACCAATGCTCCACGGACGGAATTCAAAGTCGATACCGCCTTCAATTCCGGTTGTGATCTCAGGTTTCAGGTCGGACGAAACAAGCGTATTGTCCAATACAAAACCGGCACCGCTTGTATAAGGGTAACCAAAACCTTGCGAGAAT
It includes:
- a CDS encoding SusD/RagB family nutrient-binding outer membrane lipoprotein, yielding MKRYNISWMLVLLITVLSSCKDYLDINTNPNQATSVQPLLVLPAAITGTASVSNQFNSYGLHLGGYMANAGGFSGFGNLFNYQIIPADYNALWVNTYDNLNDYKYVIDQTEGDDTQAYANAVANIMVAYNFQKLVDAFGDVPYTEALQNNANLTPKYDDAATIYQDLVTRLDAAIALTDAAEFPTALTSSSDPMFAGDMTKWKRFANTIKLRILVRISGVASLSSFVTTKFAALDKTLGFITDDAIVNPGYVKDKPNPVWNSWGYTTTGTLANSSRIPTEFAFGFYKGQKLTDTGRGNVIYKNFETNTPVNQLGNEVDAPTIITNYSTWYTGTFSSASSIGNALGVLKGAGQGQVLMLLAEAQFLQAEARLKGFITGDYAASFDAGIAASFTYLYKDVTNVVAAGKNVTKDVAGYKAENAASYLVNIKLATTAAQRLEAIITQKWIAVNMINSEEGYNEFRRTGYPVTQPNGDGFQNIASLLSTSTRADKLPSRILYPTSEQSYNAGNYRVINPFTDLIFWDPN